A section of the Apostichopus japonicus isolate 1M-3 chromosome 1, ASM3797524v1, whole genome shotgun sequence genome encodes:
- the LOC139971839 gene encoding interferon-induced very large GTPase 1-like: MELMDAEDPSRNQPAKRRKTFHEETNSRYLNMLTEVEAELSTEDLEKLVDIAKDEDKNFRFENTGVQPQVLANIGNNGLFTENDLSWLEAALMKVHKRDAANILCNFAYGKDDSDHDFPSEPESSNDEEEDDLPKTFEDLLECIGLVGKHYNKLTLQEFLIVRDCSTNTSLMHTFWQKITSLDHRIVLSQNLLPENISMRDFIFSLLHCSDDFLRQDILEKLSACQLAVPFLLQGVREKKPEILRWACRRIVKKWQGQDDPFSLEKSIITHPTFTVAILRIGDVYISKSQILNRMLSLCQGYDLHHFFLNSESDKVKPKYSLGTVESVWFLPRKGTDKETIKNVTTFLNLRGDCRAFPIQTEFCCKTADLTITFVSEVNKADSEEYVRNIKSASTKSLFIEVTGKETNIPDMRPLLNSQSILVGDTQINCLEHKLCEFVSECYQRDKSCGSLENVTKISTDSDIDFDDEKNENQNARKLIKDIFQSIPFKDCLEFKKKCFPLQESWQEWVQLDKTRFDSDNIREDWSFEKHREKNNTGKKNKRETQLQNHFSQTMKIFYNGIKDTENNFARSQYIFCFLHDKIQELVSEDTTKTMRLISTAENKDSGEVNRSDVQEAITNCENIDASHSKVRCENFGSEHFLREMGQLYEAYMDIYDKHALSKETADIPLFPSIAMSLALQMHPFELMDGDTGFVPITWITAVLDKMTEHLHDPRVLVISVVGVQSSGKSTLLNSMFGLRFPVRAGRCTRGLFARFMKIEENLAKELGFKYFIIVDTEGIKSIDHDDHRYDNELVTFALSIANVTIFNISGENIGPDVAGILQIAAHALMRMKEVDLECRCKIIQQRVSDLTAADRNKGSADKIKETLDEATKFAAEDEGLEGRYKEFSDVVDLKFDEDLQYVPSLWTGGMAPPNHMYGEKVIKIKRGLLQDVRNKIITPDLTLSTFTDRVRDVWSAVKEENFVFNFKDSVKAVDYNQFCLCYNEWIVQMRQAIMDKTHDSIGGVESAVEKGGSVESLITPLDDEVERQSGLLRDLVEKYVLDHPRKSMISRHKRGFLEDVHSAVKDARQQAQQRITEEYEIKKLENNLPNLGPKWLVRMITDVKEVASTTAVTEELPHANTFHGYLSYTRRMYMHVRNKHELVDLWKKWTKEIKQESGITQIQISPSDIKTLCDKLLLRMTRDMAIGSDIHNLLSKEGGIEKHIELSDCSKYINDKQVKAWMKNRATTLKEEKGPSERESKTPENKIIQYEKQKAINTMIQSIESSINELKGQKRKHFDGNVFQLLVRKTLKNLSKKTEGDIKLPNSLIAKGLMHLCGRAFNEVFQYTEVSDDNYSIFFDREEDIVKNTFGSFITQSNLESNLSEVLNYYMRRDLTKKYEHFVKNFDYSELTERFSLPWDVFEYESRYGIKHAYEGDLFHSTIFDIMAWSDDYCEYLIPQNSDGIENKEIDKLLVTVLDDLTKMENNLDRNDSYLDWIGRLLETFDIDSSVRRTYDIYDNPRPLEVSRLLKERINEWNPREEDDCPALDHSSLKIAAGLSNVCKKTCPMCGMFCDNIMKSHTVHSSHLHRPRGMADETYPGTNRLVLEDCSSSILLPDAMCTITDKEFHCKDYKQYCPDWDVLPSTSDPGKLFWQWALVKTRKEYFDYYDFELPNSWLNITKEEALQSLIDDKQLKTEMRTKQNQHTKDDNDEQKLVADEDDVSNSEERTESDSASSNSPSEDEPESSSDDESEVVQS; this comes from the exons ATGGAACTGATGGATGCAGAAGATCCGAGTAGAAATCAACCTGCGAAGCGTCGAAAGACGTTTCACGAAGAGACCA ATTCTCGATATTTGAATATGCTAACTGAAGTTGAAGCTGAACTTAGTACAGAAGATCTGGAGAAACTAGTGGATATAGCAAAAGATGAGGATAAGAACTTTAGGTTTGAAAACACGGGTGTACAACCACAAGTCTTGGCAAACATTGGAAACAACGGGTTATTTACAGAGAATGATCTGTCATGGCTGGAAGCTGCTCTGATGAAGGTCCACAAACGTGATGCAGCTAACATTTTATGCAATTTTGCATACGGGAAAG ATGACAGCGACCATGATTTTCCAAGTGAACCAGAATCTTCAAATGATGAAGAGGAAGACGACCTACCAAAAACGTTCGAAGATTTACTAGAATGCATCGGTTTAGTTGGTAAACATTATAACAAACTTACCCTGCAAGAGTTTCTTATTGTACGTGATTGTAGTACTAACACCAGTTTAATGCACACATTCTGGCAGAAAATCACTTCACTAGACCACAGGATTGTTTTATCTCAGAATCTTCTTCCAGAAAATATCAGTATGCGCGATTTCATTTTTAGTCTTCTCCATTGTTCTGATGATTTTCTCAGACAAGATATTTTAGAAAAACTATCAGCCTGCCAGTTAGCAGTACCTTTCCTCCTCCAAGGGGTAAGAGAAAAGAAACCTGAAATACTTCGTTGGGCTTGCCGTAGAATCGTCAAAAAATGGCAAGGACAAGATGATCCATTCTCCCTGGAAAAATCCATCATAACTCACCCAACATTTACTGTGGCCATTTTGCGAATTGGCGATGTGTATATCTCTAAGTCACAAATACTTAATCGCATGTTGTCTTTGTGTCAAGGATATGATTTACATCATTTTTTCTTAAATAGCGAAAGTGACAAAGTGAAGCCAAAATATTCACTAGGAACTGTTGAGAGCGTTTGGTTTCTCCCTCGGAAGGGCACAGATAAAGAAACAATCAAGAATGTAACAACATTTCTTAATTTAAGAGGAGATTGTAGAGCTTTCCCGATCCAAACAGAGTTTTGTTGCAAAACAGCAGACTTGACCATAACATTTGTTTCAGAAGTAAACAAGGCAGATTCTGAAGAGTACGTTAGAAATATTAAAAGCGCGTCAACCAAATCTCTGTTTATCGAAGTAACTGGAAAGGAGACGAATATCCCAGATATGAGACCCCTGTTAAATAGTCAATCGATACTTGTGGGGGATACTCAAATAAACTGCCTTGAACATAAATTATGTGAATTTGTAAGTGAATGCTACCAGCGAGATAAATCTTGCGGTTCACTGGAAAATGTGACCAAAATTTCCACAGACAGCGATATAGATTTTGATGACGAGAAAAATGAGAACCAAAATGCAAGGAAGCTCATCAAAGATATATTCCAGAGTATTCCGTTCAAAGATTGTCTAGAATTCAAGAAGAAATGTTTCCCGTTACAAGAATCATGGCAGGAGTGGGTCCAATTAGATAAAACTCGATTTGATTCAGATAACATTAGGGAAGATTGGTCTTTTGAAAAACACAGAGAAAAGAATAatacaggaaagaaaaacaaaagagaaacacAACTTCAAAATCACTTTTCACAGACgatgaaaatattttacaatggtATAAAGGACACAGAAAACAACTTCGCTCGTTCTcagtacatattttgttttcttcatgacAAGATACAAGAATTAGTGAGTGAAGATACAACCAAAACTATGAGATTAATCTCTACTGCAGAAAACAAAGACTCTGGAGAAGTAAATAGGTCAGACGTACAAGAAGCAATTACAAACTGTGAGAATATAGATGCATCTCATTCGAAAGTCAGATGTGAAAATTTTGGAAGTGAACATTTTCTAAGAGAGATGGGTCAACTGTACGAGGCATACATGGATATTTATGACAAACATGCCCTATCAAAGGAAACGGCTGATATACCTTTGTTTCCATCGATAGCTATGAGTTTAGCTTTACAGATGCATCCATTTGAATTGATGGATGGTGACACTGGGTTCGTACCAATAACGTGGATTACCGCGGTTCTTGACAAAATGACAGAACATTTACACGACCCAAGGGTTCTTGTAATTAGTGTCGTTGGTGTCCAGAGTAGTGGTAAATCTACCCTCCTTAACAGTATGTTTGGTTTACGGTTTCCCGTTCGGGCAGGACGTTGTACACGTGGTCTATTCGCTCGATTtatgaaaattgaagaaaaccTCGCAAAAGAGTTGGGTTTCAAGTATTTCATTATCGTTGACACTGAAGGAATAAAGTCTATTGATCACGATGACCATAGGTATGATAATGAACTGGTCACGTTCGCACTGAGTATTGCTAACGTAACGATTTTCAACATAAGTGGTGAAAACATCGGTCCGGACGTGGCCGGTATTTTACAAATAGCTGCGCATGCGCTGATGCGGATGAAGGAGGTTGATTTAGAATGCAGATGTAAAATAATTCAACAACGAGTATCCGATCTAACAGCAGCAGACAGGAATAAAGGAAGTGCGGACAAGATTAAAGAAACACTTGATGAGGCGACAAAGTTTGCTGCAGAAGATGAAGGCTTGGAGGGTCGTTATAAGGAGTTTTCCGACGTTGTAGATTTAAAATTTGACGAAGATTTGCAGTACGTGCCAAGCCTATGGACCGGAGGAATGGCGCCCCCAAATCATATGTATGGAGAGaaagttatcaaaataaaacGAGGACTCTTACAAGATgtcagaaataaaataatcactCCAGATTTAACTTTATCTACATTCACAGATCGCGTGAGAGATGTATGGAGCGCCGTTAAAGAGGAAAACTTTGTCTTTAATTTTAAGGACAGTGTCAAAGCTGTAGATTACAATCAGTTTTGCCTCTGTTATAATGAATGGATAGTGCAAATGAGACAAGCAATAATGGATAAAACTCATGACAGTATTGGCGGCGTAGAATCTGCAGTGGAAAAAGGTGGCAGTGTTGAGTCATTGATAACACCTTTAGATGATGAAGTGGAAAGGCAAAGCGGACTACTGAGAGATTTAGTAGAAAAGTACGTTTTAGATCATCCTCGCAAGAGCATGATTTCCAGACATAAACGAGGATTTCTGGAGGATGTTCATAGTGCAGTGAAAGATGCAAGACAACAGGCACAACAAAGAATAACGGAAGAATACGAGATtaagaaacttgaaaataatTTGCCAAATCTGGGACCAAAATGGTTGGTGAGGATGATTACTGACGTCAAAGAAGTAGCAAGTACAACGGCAGTTACTGAGGAATTACCGCATGCAAATACATTCCATGGATACCTATCTTATACACGTAGAATGTATATGCATGTCAGAAATAAACATGAACTGGTGGATTTGTGGAAAAAATGGACGAAAGAAATCAAACAAGAGAGTGGTATCACACAAATCCAAATATCGCCGTCTGATATTAAAACGTTATGTGATAAGTTATTGTTAAGAATGACACGAGATATGGCTATAGGGAGCGATATACATAATTTATTATCAAAGGAAGGAGGAATAGAGAAACACATCGAATTATCAGATTGTTCAAAGTACATCAACGATAAGCAGGTCAAGGCTTGGATGAAAAATAGAGCTACTACTCTCAAAGAAGAGAAAGGCCCTAGTGAAAGAGAAAGCAAAACGccggaaaataaaataattcaatatgaaaaacagaaagcTATCAATACCATGATACAATCCATTGAATCATCGATAAATGAGCTCAAGGGTCAAAAGAGAAAGCATTTTGATGGAAATGTTTTTCAATTGCTAGTGCGCAAAACACTTAAAAATCTTTCGAAAAAGACAGAAGGTGACATAAAACTACCAAATAGTTTAATTGCAAAAGGACTTATGCACTTGTGTGGTAGGGCATTTAATGAGGTTTTTCAGTATACAGAGGTTAGTGATGATaattacagtattttttttgACCGGGAAGAGGATATAGTGAAAAATACCTTTGGTAGTTTTATAACTCAAAGTAACTTGGAATCCAACCTATCAGAGGTCCTTAATTACTACATGAGAAGAGACTTAAcgaaaaaatatgaacattttgtaaagaattttgattACAGTGAACTTACTGAACGATTTAGTTTACCTTGGGACGTCTTTGAATACGAAAGTCGATACGGGATTAAGCATGCATATGAAGGTGATTTATTTCATTCAACTATTTTTGACATCATGGCATGGTCTGATGACTACTGTGAGTACTTAATACCCCAAAACAGTGATGGTatagaaaacaaagaaattgatAAATTACTTGTAACTGTCCTCGACGATCTGACCAAAATGGAGAACAATTTAGATCGCAATGACTCATATCTTGACTGGATTGGTCGTCTGTTAGAGACATTTGATATAGACTCGTCAGTGCGACGTACATACGACATCTATGATAATCCTCGTCCTCTGGAAGTCTCTCGTCTTTTAAAAGAGCGTATAAATGAATGGAATCCACGGGAGGAAGACGACTGTCCTGCATTAGACCACTCATCCTTGAAAATAGCAGCAGGACTATCGAATGTTTGTAAGAAAACCTGTCCAATGTGTGGTATGTTCTGTGATAATATTATGAAGAGTCATACAGTACATTCTTCTCATTTACATCGTCCTAGAGGTATGGCAGACGAAACATACCCTGGTACTAATAGGCTGGTATTAGAGGATTGCTCTTCATCCATCCTACTTCCTGATGCAATGTGTACGATTACTGATAAAGAATTCCATTGTAAAGATTACAAACAGTATTGCCCAGACTGGGATGTTCTTCCTTCTACAAGTGATCCTGGTAAACTATTCTGGCAATGGGCACTTGTAAAGACTAGGAAGGAATACTTTGATTACTATGATTTTGAGTTACCTAACAGCTGgttaaatattacaaaagaaGAAGCTTTACAAAGCTTAATCGATGATAAACAATTGAAGACGGAGATGAGAACCAAACAAAACCAACACACTAAGGACGACAATGACGAACAGAAGCTTGTTGCAGATGAAGATGATGTTTCAAATTCTGAGGAGAGAACAGAATCAGATTCTGCGAGTTCTAATAGTCCCTCGGAGGATGAACCTGAAAGTTCGTCAGATGATGAATCCGAAGTAGTTCAGTCATAA